From Pelmatolapia mariae isolate MD_Pm_ZW linkage group LG1, Pm_UMD_F_2, whole genome shotgun sequence, one genomic window encodes:
- the LOC134638752 gene encoding potassium-transporting ATPase subunit beta-like, whose product MATLKEKRTCGQRCEDFGHFVWNSENGTFMGRTPEKWVYISLYYVAFYVIMTGLFSLGIWVLMYTISPYKPDYQDRLTSPGVMVWPDTYGEEDVEISYNTSDKASCMAMANILHDFLKPYNDTKQLECNNYNCTKGKYFIQKTFSAPHHTKWACPFTQSMLGPCSGIEDPTFGYNSTMPCVVMKMNRIIDFLPSNNTALPPYVNCTILDGEDSVAKIEYFPHGGIMDPSYFPYYGKLAQPTYVNPLVAVRFSLVGEKKAKIQCRVVSEKISYENIHDPYEGKVIFYLKAVK is encoded by the exons ATGGCCACTCTGAAGGAAAAGAGGACTTGCGGGCAGCGGTGTGAAGACTTCGGCCACTTTGTCTGGAACTCGGAAAATGGGACGTTTATGGGAAGAACGCCAGAGAAATGGG TGTACATAAGTCTGTACTATGTGGCCTTCTACGTCATCATGACGGGGCTCTTTTCTTTGGGGATCTGGGTCCTCATGTACACCATCAGTCCCTACAAACCTGACTACCAAGATCGACTAACATCACCAG GGGTGATGGTGTGGCCGGACACATACGGAGAGGAAGACGTTGAAATCTCCTACAACACGTCAGACAAGGCCAGCTGTATGGCAATGGCCAACATCCTTCACGACTTCCTGAAGC CCTACAATGACACCAAGCAGCTGGAAtgcaacaactacaactgcacCAAGGGGAAGTACTTCATCCAGAAGACCTTCTCTGCCCCCCACCACACCAAGTGGGCTTGCCCCTTCACACAGAGCATGCTGGGACCCTGCTCTGGAATTGAGGATCCGACTTTTGGCTACAACAGCACCATGCCTTGTGTCGTCATGAAGATGAACAGG ATCATTGACTTTTTGCCTTCTAATAACACCGCTCTGCCCCCATATGTGAACTGCACCATACTG GATGGAGAGGACAGTGTGGCGAAAATAGAGTATTTCCCACACGGTGGAATTATGGATCCCTCCTACTTCCCATACTACGGAAAGCTAGCACAG cCTACTTATGTCAACCCACTGGTGGCCGTTCGGTTCAGCCTGGTCGGAGAGAAGAAAGCCAAGATCCAGTGCAGAGTGGTGTCTGAAAAGATCAGCTACGAAAACATCCACGACCCCTATGAGGGAAAAGTCATCTTTTACCTCAAAGCAGTGAAATGA